The following proteins are co-located in the Pseudarthrobacter siccitolerans genome:
- the rfbA gene encoding glucose-1-phosphate thymidylyltransferase RfbA, translating into MRGIILAGGTGSRLHPITLGVSKQLVPVYDKPMIYYPLSTLILAGIRDILIITTPHDADQFERLLGDGSRFGVSITYKQQPSPDGLAQAFVLGADHVGDDSVALVLGDNIFYGQGMGTQLRRFENIDGGAVFGYWVANPKAYGVVEFDSVGKAISLEEKPEKPKSHYAVPGLYFYDNDVVEISRNLEPSARGELEITDVNRIYLEKGKLQVEILPRGTAWLDTGTFNDLNDAANFVRTTETRQGLKIGAPEEIAWRQGFLTDDDLRVRAEGLVKSGYGSYLLQLLDFGR; encoded by the coding sequence ATGCGCGGAATAATACTCGCCGGCGGTACCGGCTCCAGGCTCCACCCCATCACGCTTGGCGTCAGCAAGCAGTTGGTCCCAGTCTATGACAAGCCCATGATCTACTACCCGCTCTCCACGCTGATCCTGGCCGGAATCCGGGACATCCTCATTATCACTACGCCTCATGACGCTGATCAGTTCGAGCGTCTGTTGGGTGACGGGTCACGTTTTGGCGTTTCGATTACCTATAAGCAGCAGCCGTCGCCTGACGGGCTGGCTCAGGCATTCGTGCTGGGTGCCGACCACGTTGGTGACGATAGCGTCGCACTCGTCCTGGGTGACAACATATTCTACGGTCAGGGGATGGGTACGCAGTTGCGTCGTTTCGAGAATATCGATGGGGGAGCGGTCTTCGGGTATTGGGTCGCGAACCCTAAGGCCTACGGCGTCGTGGAGTTCGACTCCGTTGGCAAGGCGATTTCGCTTGAGGAAAAGCCAGAAAAACCAAAGAGCCACTATGCGGTCCCCGGTCTCTACTTCTACGACAACGACGTTGTGGAGATCTCTCGTAACCTAGAGCCTTCGGCCCGGGGTGAACTGGAGATAACTGATGTAAACCGGATCTACCTTGAGAAAGGAAAGCTGCAGGTGGAAATCCTGCCGAGGGGAACAGCTTGGCTCGATACCGGTACCTTCAATGACTTGAACGATGCCGCAAACTTTGTGCGGACTACTGAGACGCGCCAAGGCCTGAAAATTGGAGCTCCGGAAGAAATCGCGTGGCGCCAGGGCTTTTTGACTGATGACGATTTACGAGTACGTGCCGAGGGTCTGGTCAAAAGCGGGTATGGTTCATATCTCTTACAGCTGTTGGACTTCGGCCGCTAG
- the rfbB gene encoding dTDP-glucose 4,6-dehydratase gives MQRLLVTGGAGFIGSNFVHYVLDNTDDHVTVLDKLTYAGNLESLKGLPEDRFSFVEGDIAEADLVDALVAETDVVVHYAAESHNDNSLHDPRPFLDTNIIGTYTLIEAARKHNKRFHHISTDEVYGDLALDDPKRFTEQTPYNPSSPYSSTKAGSDLLVRAWVRSFGLQATISNCSNNYGPYQHVEKFIPRQITNVIDGIRPKLYGKGENVRDWIHANDHSSAVLTIIAKGKIGETYLIGADGEKNNKDVVELILKHMGRSPDAYDHVVDRAGHDLRYAIDSSKLRGELGWEPKFSNFGAGIEDTIDWYRDNEDWWRPQKAATEAKYKEQGQ, from the coding sequence ATGCAGCGACTTCTTGTTACCGGCGGCGCCGGGTTCATCGGTTCCAACTTCGTCCACTACGTACTTGATAACACCGATGACCACGTGACCGTGCTGGACAAGCTGACCTACGCAGGAAACCTCGAATCGCTGAAGGGATTGCCCGAGGATCGGTTTTCCTTTGTAGAGGGTGACATCGCCGAAGCCGATCTCGTCGACGCGCTGGTTGCCGAAACCGACGTCGTGGTCCATTACGCGGCCGAGTCGCACAATGACAACTCCCTGCATGACCCCCGCCCGTTCCTGGATACCAACATCATCGGCACCTACACACTGATCGAGGCTGCCCGAAAGCACAACAAGCGTTTCCACCACATTTCCACCGACGAGGTCTACGGGGATCTCGCACTGGATGACCCGAAGCGGTTTACCGAGCAGACCCCGTACAACCCCTCAAGCCCGTACTCGTCCACCAAGGCGGGCTCGGACCTGCTGGTCCGCGCCTGGGTGCGGTCTTTTGGGCTGCAGGCCACTATCAGTAACTGCTCCAACAACTACGGCCCCTACCAGCACGTGGAGAAGTTCATTCCCCGCCAGATCACGAACGTCATCGACGGGATCCGACCCAAGCTTTACGGCAAGGGTGAAAACGTCCGTGACTGGATCCACGCCAATGACCATTCTTCAGCAGTCCTCACCATCATCGCCAAGGGCAAAATCGGGGAGACCTACCTGATCGGCGCGGACGGGGAGAAGAACAACAAGGACGTCGTCGAACTAATCCTCAAGCACATGGGCCGGTCCCCCGACGCCTACGACCACGTGGTGGACCGGGCCGGACACGACCTGCGGTACGCTATCGACTCCTCAAAACTCCGTGGTGAGCTGGGCTGGGAACCTAAGTTCTCCAACTTCGGCGCTGGCATCGAAGACACCATCGACTGGTACCGCGACAATGAGGACTGGTGGCGCCCGCAAAAGGCAGCTACGGAAGCCAAATACAAGGAACAGGGCCAGTAG
- a CDS encoding bifunctional dTDP-4-dehydrorhamnose 3,5-epimerase family protein/NAD(P)-dependent oxidoreductase, with product MSLEFSKNLAAHETPIPGVVVYDLPVHGDNRGWFKENWQREKMVALGLPDFHPVQNNISFNEKAGTTRGIHAEPWDKFISVATGKIFGAWVDLREGPSFGAVFTAELDASQAIFIPRGVGNAFQTLEDNTAYTYLVNDHWSADAQGQYTFLNLADESAAIQWPIPLSQAELSDKDKAHPSLVDVVPMPTKKILVVGANGQLGKALRDLYEGVASVEFAGRAEFDLDSTASFTARNWKTYSTIINAAAYTAVDAAETPRGRAEAWAVNVTAVSRLARTAVEHDLTLVHVSSDYVFDGDRDTHDEDEPFTPLGVYGQTKAAGDAIVDVVPRHYIVRTSWVIGEGNNFVRTMASLADRGIEPSVVNDQVGRLSFTEDIAAGIRHLLESRAEYGTYNLSSDGKAQSWADLAADVYELSGKGRAAVTGVTTAEYFKGKEAAPRPLNSVLNLTKIKATGYEPPLSAVRLESYIKNGLNKK from the coding sequence ATGTCTCTAGAGTTTTCAAAAAATCTTGCTGCCCACGAAACACCGATCCCCGGCGTCGTTGTCTACGATCTGCCGGTTCATGGGGACAACCGTGGCTGGTTCAAGGAGAACTGGCAGCGCGAGAAAATGGTCGCCCTCGGGCTGCCCGACTTCCACCCGGTCCAAAACAACATTTCGTTCAACGAGAAGGCAGGAACAACCCGCGGCATACACGCCGAGCCCTGGGACAAGTTCATCTCTGTTGCCACCGGCAAAATTTTCGGTGCCTGGGTTGATCTTCGCGAGGGTCCTTCCTTCGGTGCTGTCTTCACTGCGGAACTTGACGCGAGCCAGGCAATTTTCATCCCGCGCGGGGTCGGCAACGCCTTCCAGACTCTCGAGGACAACACTGCTTACACGTACCTTGTAAACGACCACTGGTCAGCGGACGCCCAAGGCCAGTACACCTTCCTGAACCTCGCGGATGAGAGCGCGGCCATTCAATGGCCCATTCCCCTAAGTCAGGCCGAGCTATCGGACAAGGACAAGGCGCACCCGTCCTTGGTCGATGTAGTGCCTATGCCGACCAAAAAGATCTTGGTTGTGGGCGCCAACGGGCAGTTGGGCAAAGCGCTGCGTGACCTGTACGAAGGCGTCGCGTCGGTCGAGTTCGCCGGGCGTGCGGAATTTGATCTGGACAGCACAGCTTCCTTCACGGCGCGGAATTGGAAGACCTACTCCACGATCATCAACGCGGCGGCTTATACCGCCGTTGATGCCGCTGAGACGCCGCGGGGGCGCGCCGAGGCTTGGGCCGTGAACGTCACAGCCGTCTCGCGGCTGGCTAGGACCGCCGTCGAGCATGACCTCACGCTGGTTCACGTCTCCTCGGACTATGTCTTCGACGGCGACCGTGACACCCACGACGAGGATGAACCATTTACGCCGCTGGGCGTGTACGGCCAGACCAAAGCGGCTGGCGACGCGATCGTCGACGTCGTCCCCCGACACTACATCGTGCGCACCAGTTGGGTCATCGGTGAAGGCAACAACTTTGTGCGCACCATGGCGTCCCTTGCTGACCGTGGCATTGAGCCCTCAGTGGTCAACGATCAAGTCGGCCGGCTGAGCTTCACCGAGGATATTGCGGCCGGTATCCGGCACCTGCTCGAGTCCCGCGCGGAGTATGGGACGTACAACCTGAGCAGCGACGGCAAAGCGCAGTCGTGGGCAGACCTCGCTGCAGACGTGTATGAGTTGTCGGGCAAGGGCCGGGCTGCCGTTACCGGAGTAACCACCGCTGAGTACTTCAAGGGGAAAGAGGCGGCGCCACGACCGCTGAACAGCGTGCTGAATCTCACCAAAATCAAGGCCACCGGATATGAGCCGCCGCTGTCGGCTGTCCGTTTGGAGTCCTACATAAAGAACGGACTGAACAAAAAGTGA
- a CDS encoding glycosyltransferase family 2 protein — translation MTVHARTPDTLVIMPAWNESESIGNTIREVFEFGPSCDVLVVDDGSRDNTAEVAREAGATVLQLPFNMGVGGAMRTGFKYAKNHGYSQVIQVDADGQHDPRDIKAVLDGLQQADIAIGARFADKGNYTVRGPRKWAMKVLAWTISKVAGTTLTDVTSGFRAANMKAIRQYVDHYPAEYLGDTIDSLVVAIRSGCTVRQVSVSMRARQGGTPSHDPMKAAIYLGRSGMALLFALTRKKTEPSTN, via the coding sequence GTGACGGTGCACGCTCGTACCCCTGACACGCTTGTTATCATGCCCGCGTGGAACGAGTCCGAATCCATCGGAAACACTATTCGAGAGGTATTTGAGTTCGGCCCGTCCTGTGATGTTCTGGTCGTCGACGACGGGTCCCGTGATAACACCGCTGAGGTGGCGCGTGAAGCGGGAGCAACTGTGCTCCAACTGCCCTTTAATATGGGCGTTGGAGGCGCAATGCGCACGGGCTTCAAGTACGCTAAGAATCATGGCTACAGCCAGGTAATCCAGGTCGACGCCGACGGGCAACACGATCCCAGGGACATCAAAGCAGTGTTGGACGGCCTCCAGCAGGCGGATATTGCCATTGGTGCGCGGTTCGCCGATAAGGGGAATTACACAGTGCGGGGCCCGAGAAAATGGGCCATGAAAGTGTTGGCCTGGACCATTTCCAAGGTTGCAGGTACCACCTTGACTGATGTCACTTCTGGCTTCCGCGCCGCAAACATGAAAGCGATCCGCCAGTACGTCGATCACTATCCGGCTGAGTATCTGGGCGACACGATTGACTCGCTGGTTGTCGCCATACGCTCCGGCTGTACCGTCAGACAGGTCTCGGTGTCCATGCGTGCCCGCCAAGGTGGCACACCGAGCCACGATCCGATGAAAGCCGCCATATATCTCGGACGCTCAGGAATGGCATTGCTGTTCGCCCTGACGCGAAAAAAGACCGAGCCGTCCACCAACTAG
- a CDS encoding DUF2304 domain-containing protein has product MSLLMGSIVVVAILFFVFEMLRRQKLREKYAVLWIVIGIGTLLLSAFPSLLENASGFLGIQVPANLLFIMTLVLLVGVCLHLSREQSQAEDEVRILCEEVALLRADLATLRDRLEVGPTGTDPEAGR; this is encoded by the coding sequence ATGTCGCTCCTTATGGGCTCCATCGTCGTTGTGGCGATCCTCTTCTTTGTGTTCGAGATGCTCCGCCGGCAGAAATTGCGTGAGAAATACGCTGTTCTGTGGATAGTGATCGGCATCGGCACTCTGCTTCTTTCGGCTTTCCCTTCGCTTTTGGAGAATGCGAGCGGGTTCCTCGGGATTCAGGTTCCTGCGAACCTGCTTTTCATCATGACCTTGGTCCTCTTGGTGGGGGTCTGCCTCCATCTCTCGCGGGAGCAGTCCCAGGCTGAAGACGAGGTCAGGATACTGTGCGAAGAGGTGGCGCTACTGAGAGCTGATCTGGCCACCCTGCGAGACCGCCTCGAGGTAGGACCTACGGGCACCGATCCCGAAGCGGGCCGCTAG
- a CDS encoding glycosyltransferase family 2 protein, whose protein sequence is MTVDIMLPYYGDVDQMKLAARSVMNQENQDWRLVVIDDGYPDPEPERWFSTITDSRVTYLKNEQNLGANGNYRKALTLVEAPYVVIMGADDIMLPNYLDMVVSAFAEYPKADVIQPGVQVIDEQGIACTPLVDAVKKAYAPKTTGRIELKGEAMATSLIRADWAYFPSLAWRSETVKRIGFTEGLDVVQDLALLLDIAAENGSMIVDPVLAFLYRRHSASDSSVRALDGRRFDEERRFFQQQSERFSRLGWKGTARAASFHTTSRLNAASLILKSVKRGKFESLPRLAKHLVS, encoded by the coding sequence ATGACCGTTGACATAATGTTGCCCTACTACGGCGATGTCGATCAGATGAAACTCGCCGCGCGCAGCGTGATGAATCAGGAGAACCAGGACTGGCGCCTGGTTGTCATTGATGACGGGTACCCGGACCCGGAGCCCGAGCGGTGGTTCTCGACCATTACCGACTCGCGCGTGACCTACTTGAAGAATGAGCAGAACCTTGGCGCGAATGGCAACTACCGCAAGGCACTGACACTTGTGGAGGCTCCGTACGTCGTCATCATGGGCGCCGATGACATCATGCTCCCCAATTATCTTGACATGGTGGTCAGCGCTTTCGCGGAGTACCCCAAAGCAGATGTTATTCAACCCGGCGTGCAGGTCATCGACGAGCAGGGAATCGCCTGCACGCCGCTTGTGGATGCTGTGAAAAAGGCTTACGCGCCCAAAACTACCGGGCGTATCGAACTAAAGGGCGAGGCCATGGCCACAAGTCTGATCCGGGCGGATTGGGCGTACTTCCCGTCCCTCGCGTGGCGCTCTGAGACAGTCAAACGCATCGGTTTTACCGAAGGTCTGGACGTCGTCCAGGACCTCGCCCTTTTGCTGGACATTGCAGCGGAAAACGGTTCGATGATTGTTGATCCTGTGTTGGCCTTCCTCTACCGCAGGCACTCGGCATCGGACTCCTCAGTGCGTGCCTTGGACGGCAGGCGCTTTGATGAAGAGCGACGCTTTTTTCAGCAGCAGTCAGAGCGGTTCAGCCGCCTGGGTTGGAAAGGGACGGCGCGGGCCGCAAGTTTTCATACGACCTCTCGGCTCAATGCTGCATCCCTAATTCTGAAGTCGGTGAAAAGAGGCAAATTTGAATCGCTGCCCCGGCTCGCAAAGCATCTGGTCAGCTAG
- a CDS encoding glycosyltransferase, which produces MDPNPGVTPRVSVCLAAYNGATHIEEQIKSILSELDTHDELIVVDDKSTDDTVEVVRSIQDDRVRIFQAAVNAGYVRTFERALSEAHGEFVFLSDQDDIWISGRVEAMISAMNGKDMVASNCKHFDGALGKFHELRLRAKDSEHSVRNVIGIVVGYRLHWGCAMAVRNRILNQILPFPQHMAESHDQWIAMVGNVNRSIAYFEADTILHRLHGENLTPLGIRSASKIIRARVAFIRNVFEAVRRARRAARAA; this is translated from the coding sequence ATGGACCCCAATCCCGGCGTGACTCCCCGTGTGAGTGTGTGCCTGGCTGCCTACAACGGTGCCACCCACATCGAAGAACAGATCAAGTCCATCCTTTCGGAGTTGGATACCCACGACGAACTGATTGTGGTAGACGACAAATCCACTGACGACACCGTTGAAGTAGTACGCAGCATTCAGGATGACCGCGTCCGGATCTTCCAAGCGGCCGTAAATGCCGGGTATGTCCGCACGTTCGAAAGGGCGTTGAGCGAAGCCCACGGGGAGTTCGTGTTCCTCTCCGACCAGGACGACATATGGATCTCCGGCCGTGTTGAAGCCATGATTTCCGCTATGAACGGCAAAGACATGGTCGCGAGCAACTGCAAGCACTTTGACGGTGCCCTTGGCAAGTTCCACGAACTCCGTCTCCGGGCAAAGGACTCCGAACACTCCGTGCGAAACGTCATCGGCATAGTCGTGGGATACCGTCTGCACTGGGGCTGCGCAATGGCTGTCCGCAACCGGATTCTCAACCAGATCCTGCCGTTCCCGCAGCACATGGCCGAGTCGCATGACCAGTGGATCGCCATGGTGGGTAACGTCAACCGTTCCATCGCCTACTTCGAAGCAGACACCATTCTTCACCGCCTGCACGGAGAGAATCTCACGCCGCTCGGGATCCGCTCGGCGTCCAAAATAATTCGCGCCCGCGTGGCGTTTATCCGGAATGTCTTCGAAGCGGTGCGTCGGGCACGCCGGGCGGCAAGGGCAGCATGA
- a CDS encoding glycosyltransferase, translating to MTANEVSARLQQNSEVCAVVSAFNPGPENVENVKWLLRYVSKVVIVDDGSPGDVTDMMSAFEELGAVVIRLDTNSGIAKALNTGIKAARERWNPEWVVTMDQDSRFSGNYIRAALATACSSSRPETVGMVCAESHNGTPLPTLGGTGEPEVFDPMTSGSLVRSHVFDSVGYFDDDFFIDCVDTEFNARLRDHGFRSLAGRGCDLKHSLGNARPMKIFGWRVRVGQKKLNVYYHPPFRVYYITRNSLVMARRFGRRQPAWVLRRLYMEVQSHIVRFVYGPNRRKHLIAAIAGAKDALRGRMGKIDDALAARLR from the coding sequence ATGACAGCCAACGAAGTGTCTGCACGCCTCCAGCAAAACTCGGAAGTCTGCGCCGTTGTGTCCGCTTTCAATCCCGGTCCGGAAAACGTCGAGAATGTGAAGTGGCTGCTCCGCTATGTCAGCAAGGTTGTCATAGTCGATGACGGCTCCCCCGGTGACGTCACTGACATGATGTCCGCCTTCGAGGAACTGGGGGCAGTCGTCATCCGCTTGGACACAAACTCCGGAATCGCGAAGGCGCTCAATACGGGGATCAAAGCAGCACGCGAACGCTGGAACCCTGAATGGGTCGTCACCATGGACCAGGATTCCCGATTCTCGGGTAATTACATCCGCGCCGCGCTGGCAACCGCCTGTTCCTCTTCTCGCCCGGAAACAGTGGGCATGGTCTGCGCCGAGTCCCACAATGGGACGCCGCTTCCCACACTGGGAGGTACCGGAGAGCCGGAAGTCTTCGATCCCATGACGAGCGGCAGCCTGGTCCGTTCTCATGTCTTCGATTCCGTCGGTTACTTCGATGACGACTTCTTTATCGATTGCGTCGACACGGAATTCAACGCACGGCTTCGTGACCATGGCTTCCGGTCGCTGGCCGGTCGTGGCTGCGACCTCAAGCACAGCCTGGGTAATGCCAGGCCCATGAAAATCTTTGGGTGGCGAGTCCGCGTTGGGCAGAAAAAGCTGAACGTCTACTACCACCCTCCGTTCCGCGTTTATTACATAACCCGCAATTCATTGGTCATGGCCCGGCGGTTCGGCCGACGGCAACCGGCATGGGTACTTCGTCGCTTGTACATGGAAGTCCAGAGCCACATCGTCCGTTTCGTTTACGGGCCCAACAGACGAAAGCATCTCATTGCGGCCATCGCCGGAGCCAAGGATGCCCTGAGAGGCCGCATGGGTAAGATCGATGACGCCCTTGCCGCCCGTTTACGCTGA
- a CDS encoding lipopolysaccharide biosynthesis protein: protein MIKRIAAFAGLPLLSSLASFILLPIVARVGGAPVWTALALGQAIGAIAAIVVGLGWSLTGPAAVASSSDETVRRRHYAVSFATRSLALLGTIPLMFVALTLAGNPANFWLAFLMACAQAASGLTPAWYCIATGQPGRIAKYDVIPRMVATLGVIPFLLATGHVVVYPAALLVLGLTGTLFFNAHHTQRDDFQGLSIARIIREIWALRTGAGVTLAAGSYASTPIIIVQFMAASGGLAAFVSAEKLYRIGLLATAALGNSLQGWVSDFAGDHARRRKYSLIALSGLGLMGWLLLAVAGPWATALLFSEALTADFWTCFWFGLSFLLVCVTSSTGAHWLVPAKRMRTVLSSTVSGAVVGVPAMIILTGLFGGQGGALGLALGEIVVTAIQMRVVLHLLREPESDSASKQAAS, encoded by the coding sequence ATGATCAAGAGGATAGCCGCGTTTGCGGGATTACCGCTTCTATCGTCGCTGGCATCCTTCATCCTGCTTCCAATCGTTGCCAGGGTAGGCGGGGCGCCGGTATGGACCGCACTCGCGCTCGGCCAAGCTATAGGAGCCATCGCCGCGATCGTCGTAGGTCTTGGCTGGTCCCTGACTGGGCCGGCCGCCGTTGCATCCTCGTCGGATGAAACCGTCCGACGCCGTCACTACGCCGTAAGTTTTGCAACACGCTCACTGGCACTGCTCGGCACCATCCCGCTGATGTTTGTTGCCCTCACCTTGGCAGGGAATCCCGCCAACTTCTGGCTAGCCTTCCTTATGGCCTGCGCTCAGGCGGCTTCCGGCCTGACGCCTGCGTGGTATTGCATTGCGACCGGCCAGCCAGGGAGGATCGCCAAGTATGACGTCATTCCCCGCATGGTCGCAACCCTTGGTGTAATCCCCTTCCTTCTGGCCACCGGGCATGTAGTCGTCTACCCGGCGGCTCTATTGGTGCTGGGCCTAACCGGGACGCTGTTCTTCAACGCGCACCACACACAAAGGGACGATTTTCAAGGCCTTTCTATTGCCCGTATTATCCGCGAGATCTGGGCTCTTCGCACTGGTGCAGGAGTCACTCTGGCTGCTGGCTCTTATGCCTCTACGCCTATCATCATTGTCCAATTCATGGCCGCCTCCGGGGGGTTGGCGGCGTTTGTCTCGGCAGAAAAGTTGTATCGCATCGGCCTCCTTGCCACAGCAGCTCTCGGAAACAGCCTGCAGGGCTGGGTGAGCGACTTTGCCGGCGACCACGCCCGCCGCAGGAAGTACTCCCTAATTGCACTATCCGGGCTTGGACTGATGGGGTGGCTGTTGCTCGCTGTTGCCGGCCCTTGGGCAACGGCGCTGCTTTTCAGCGAGGCGCTGACCGCCGATTTCTGGACCTGCTTCTGGTTTGGGCTGTCGTTTCTTTTGGTCTGTGTTACGAGCTCGACCGGCGCCCACTGGCTGGTTCCCGCAAAACGCATGCGAACAGTGTTGTCCAGCACCGTTTCCGGCGCCGTAGTGGGGGTGCCAGCCATGATCATCCTGACGGGTCTGTTCGGTGGCCAAGGCGGCGCACTCGGGCTCGCCCTCGGCGAAATTGTCGTCACCGCGATCCAAATGCGCGTCGTTTTGCATCTGCTTAGGGAGCCTGAATCGGATAGCGCGTCGAAGCAGGCCGCCTCATGA
- a CDS encoding DUF6541 family protein — protein MTWLGFLPVVLLAVLLIYVPGAAIASCLKFRPVSVIGMAPLNSTAAAGLAGTLAGLLKVPWSILPYLVICAVLAGLSLLITRRTAWPVAKVSGRGWLPYLAVTIAVACITWRFTQLVGSPGNPAQVFDNVFHLNAIRFILDTGNASSLTLASLQGVTGLDAVYPAAWHSVAALLVQLTGTDIPTAQNAVNLVIAAVIWPVSCLYLVTSTISRRPAALVLTSIVASAQVAFPYLMIVWGPLFPYALAVSMLPAATVAVLALCGLSRTHGETRVAGAATLALAVGGLAFAHTSSINTLLAIATPILLFLWWQRVRFLAPWRSPGLRHSLFALTTLFTLGLAAVSWLKLRPAPYDNWGPTVKPGAAVGEVLTVSPMQLAIPAVVVSVLSVSGLYVVIRYRRHLLLAASYAVVAALYVIAAAAPTGAIRDALVGTWYQDTYRLAALLPLFATPLSVVGGLHFWDMSCKSRTAVRVTSALERRFASVRGRGPSFVAASVVVVVALLATFVGPTSHYISGASAVYRFDTHSDMLTAEERALLARVADHVPPDSVIADNPWNGSSLAYAYAGRRVLTPHLFAGKDGLRELINERLKYEPTDPGVCDALRRTKVEFVLDFGSKYMIDLDGSRDFPGVTDIGNAAGFELLDSEGPDAKLYRITSCR, from the coding sequence ATGACGTGGCTCGGCTTTCTGCCAGTGGTCCTTCTGGCCGTGCTCTTGATCTATGTGCCCGGCGCCGCGATTGCCTCATGCTTGAAATTCAGGCCGGTATCTGTGATCGGAATGGCACCACTGAACTCTACGGCGGCCGCAGGCCTTGCCGGGACGCTTGCCGGCCTGCTGAAAGTCCCTTGGAGCATCCTTCCGTACCTCGTCATTTGTGCAGTCTTGGCCGGACTTTCCCTTCTCATCACGCGCCGCACAGCGTGGCCGGTGGCAAAAGTATCAGGGCGGGGATGGCTACCGTACCTTGCCGTGACCATCGCCGTCGCCTGCATTACGTGGAGATTCACGCAGTTGGTCGGTTCGCCGGGCAACCCGGCACAAGTATTCGACAACGTATTCCATCTCAATGCAATTCGCTTCATCCTCGATACCGGAAACGCGTCGTCCTTGACACTGGCTTCGCTCCAGGGCGTTACCGGTCTGGACGCTGTATACCCCGCGGCGTGGCACTCCGTGGCCGCCCTTCTTGTGCAGTTAACAGGCACTGACATCCCAACTGCCCAGAACGCGGTAAATCTGGTTATCGCTGCCGTCATCTGGCCGGTATCGTGCCTGTATCTGGTTACTTCCACCATCTCTCGGAGACCAGCAGCCCTGGTTCTCACATCAATTGTCGCCAGCGCCCAAGTGGCCTTCCCATATCTGATGATTGTCTGGGGTCCCCTGTTTCCCTACGCGTTGGCGGTCAGCATGCTGCCTGCCGCGACTGTGGCCGTCTTGGCGCTGTGCGGCCTAAGCCGCACCCACGGTGAAACCCGCGTGGCCGGTGCTGCCACCCTCGCTCTCGCCGTAGGCGGGCTCGCCTTCGCACACACGAGTTCTATCAATACTCTCCTGGCCATCGCCACGCCGATATTGCTTTTCCTGTGGTGGCAACGGGTCAGGTTTCTGGCCCCTTGGCGGTCTCCGGGACTCCGTCACAGTTTATTCGCATTGACCACGCTCTTCACGCTCGGCCTGGCAGCCGTGTCCTGGCTCAAACTTCGGCCGGCCCCCTACGACAATTGGGGTCCGACGGTGAAGCCCGGGGCTGCGGTAGGGGAAGTACTAACAGTAAGTCCCATGCAGCTGGCGATACCCGCCGTCGTCGTATCTGTGCTTTCCGTTAGCGGCCTGTACGTTGTAATCCGCTACCGCAGACACTTGTTGCTGGCCGCTTCGTACGCCGTAGTTGCTGCACTTTACGTCATAGCCGCAGCGGCTCCCACAGGCGCAATTCGGGACGCACTCGTTGGCACCTGGTATCAGGACACGTATCGGCTGGCAGCCCTTCTGCCATTGTTCGCAACACCCCTGTCAGTCGTTGGCGGACTTCACTTTTGGGATATGAGCTGCAAGTCCCGGACGGCTGTCAGGGTTACATCCGCTCTTGAGCGACGCTTTGCCTCAGTGCGTGGACGAGGTCCTTCCTTTGTGGCGGCGTCAGTCGTCGTAGTGGTGGCCTTGTTGGCAACATTCGTGGGACCCACATCGCATTACATTTCCGGGGCCTCGGCGGTTTATAGGTTTGACACCCATTCGGACATGCTAACCGCGGAAGAACGCGCCCTGCTGGCACGTGTCGCTGATCATGTTCCGCCTGACTCCGTTATTGCCGATAACCCATGGAATGGGAGCTCTTTGGCCTATGCGTATGCCGGGCGACGAGTGTTAACCCCGCACCTTTTCGCCGGCAAGGACGGACTTCGTGAACTCATCAACGAACGGCTGAAGTACGAACCCACTGATCCTGGGGTGTGCGATGCCCTTCGTCGCACGAAAGTGGAGTTTGTTTTGGACTTCGGTAGCAAGTACATGATTGACCTGGACGGATCCAGGGATTTCCCTGGTGTTACGGACATTGGCAACGCCGCCGGCTTTGAATTGTTGGATTCGGAAGGACCCGATGCCAAGCTCTACCGGATCACTTCGTGCAGATAA